The Methylomonas sp. UP202 DNA window CCGAGAGAGGGGGCATCTTGTCGAGTTTAAGGGGAGTCATTAATTCTACTTTGTCAGATTCTCGGTAGTGCTCGTCATTTCGGCGGGGATTGCCGAAATCCAGACCCTACGGACGGATCGAAGCTTGCCATCCATGGCACTGGATACTCGCATCCCGCGGGCATGACGGCGTTGCTTCAATCTGACAAAGTAGAATTAATCGTGACTGGAATATGCATGCCATCGCTGTTGCATTGGAAGGTGGCGACTGGGAAGCGTCTTTAGTCGCCGCCGCTAGTGGTGATTTTGTCATTGGAGTTCCTGACCGAATTGGATTGAAACCGGCGGTGGTTTTCAATCGGAATGGGTGGCTGGTTTGGGGTGTTATATGTCGCTCTCTCACCAACGGCCCGCAACACGCGCCAACGGCTCTTTCTGGGATCAAGGATGACCAATGGACCGCCGAGTCGGCGATAGTCGAATATGCGGCAATGCCGGCCCATAATCGGATCTTGCTGTTCCGGCCCGGCGGCGGCCGGCTGATCGCGCCGGATTTGGGCCGCGAGCACCGTCCTTGCATTCCTGAGCGCCGCGTAACCTGATACCATAAGCGGCTTTAGGACACCGCGCGAAGAGGAGTTGGGTTTGACACAGGTTCAGGATATTACCAGTCCGATGACGGCCATGGAGAAACGGGCGACCGTCTCGCTGGCCAGTATCTACGCGCTGAGGATGCTGGGTTTGTTCATGCTGCTGCCGGTGCTGTCGTTGTTCACCGAGCAAATGCCCGGTTCGACGCCGAAATTGGTCGGTTTGACGATGGGCATTTACGGTTTGAGCCAGGCGATTCTGCAAATCCCATTCGGTTTGTTGTCCGACCGCTTCAGCCGCAAGACCATCATTGTCGTCGGATTGTTGCTGTTCGTGGCCGGCAGCGTGGTGGCCGCGCTGGCGACCGATATTTACGGCGTGTTGATCGGCCGGGCCTTGCAGGGCTGCGGCGCGGTGTCGGCGGCGGTGATGGCTTTGTTGGCCGATTTGACTCAAGAGGTACACCGCACCAAGGCGATGGCGACGATAGGCGCCAGCATCGGCATTTCCTTCGGTGTGGCGATCACGGCCGGCCCCATCATCGCCGACCATTGGGGTATCGCCGGCATCTTTTGGATGATCGCGCTGTTGGCGGCGCTGGCGATTCTAGTGGTGCTGTTCGTCGTTCCCAACCCGGAAAAAATCACCACTCACCGCGACGCCGAATACATTCCGTCCGAGCTGAGTTCGGTGATTACCAACCCGGATTTGCTGCGCCTGAATTACGGCATCTTTGCGTTGCATTTGATTTTGATGGCCAGTTTCGTGGTCGTGCCCTTGCTAATGCGCGATGCCGGCCTGGAAGGCGGCAAACATTGGCTGGTGTATTTGCCGGTGTTGGTCACGTCGATGGCCGGCATCATTCCGTTTGTCATCATCGCCGAGAAAAAACGCAAAATGAAGGGCGTGTTTCTGGCGGCTATTTCGACGTTATTGGTGGCGAATCTGGGCTTCGTGCTGCTGCACGGCGAGTTGATTGGCTTGATTGCTTGTTTGTGGATCTTTTTCTGCGGATTCAACTTACTGGAAGCTACGTTGCCGTCGCTGATTTCCAAAACCGCGCCCGGCGATTTGAAGGGCACCGCGATGGGCATTTATTCCAGTGCCCAATTCATCGGCGCCTTTTTAGGCGGCGCGGCCGGCGGCTGGCTGTACGGCGAATTCGGCCCGGCCTCGGTATTCTTGTTCTCGGCCGGTATCGCCGCCAGTTGGATAGTGATTGCCTGGTTCATGTCGCCGCCGCGCTATTGGGCCAATTTACTGTTGCCATTGAAAAACGTGTCGCCGGAGCAAGGCGGCGAGTTTTCCAAACAGCTGCTGGACATCGTTGGCGTCGAGGAAGTCCGCCTGCATTTCGAGGAACAAGCCGCCTATCTCAAAGTCGATAGCCAGCGCCTGAACAAGGACGATTTGAACCAATTTTTACTGCAATGGCGTTGAGCCGCTGCTGGGGGGGGATGCGATGAATCTGGCCGAAGTTATT harbors:
- a CDS encoding MFS transporter produces the protein MTQVQDITSPMTAMEKRATVSLASIYALRMLGLFMLLPVLSLFTEQMPGSTPKLVGLTMGIYGLSQAILQIPFGLLSDRFSRKTIIVVGLLLFVAGSVVAALATDIYGVLIGRALQGCGAVSAAVMALLADLTQEVHRTKAMATIGASIGISFGVAITAGPIIADHWGIAGIFWMIALLAALAILVVLFVVPNPEKITTHRDAEYIPSELSSVITNPDLLRLNYGIFALHLILMASFVVVPLLMRDAGLEGGKHWLVYLPVLVTSMAGIIPFVIIAEKKRKMKGVFLAAISTLLVANLGFVLLHGELIGLIACLWIFFCGFNLLEATLPSLISKTAPGDLKGTAMGIYSSAQFIGAFLGGAAGGWLYGEFGPASVFLFSAGIAASWIVIAWFMSPPRYWANLLLPLKNVSPEQGGEFSKQLLDIVGVEEVRLHFEEQAAYLKVDSQRLNKDDLNQFLLQWR